A single region of the Fusarium fujikuroi IMI 58289 draft genome, chromosome FFUJ_chr05 genome encodes:
- a CDS encoding related to Zn(II)2Cys6 transcriptional activator — protein sequence MPGEGSVGNRPPSTEADSDEANQFPSEDEDHGDHETLCRNGKRKRPVSVSCELCKQRKVKCDRGQPSCGWCSRNGAICEYKERKKPGLRAGYGRELEQRLDKLEEILRSHAEILHGNLASNTNPVLAASIRHSNPSLPSDQGTPRDTHPNLLRPSEPVRTPQTDPVMFGQKAPSSNFAPSTQSLDFNVAHTPRINDGYQSQNQASMPGVAASSQLSPMQHTAVTQDYYTSVQPNIHSPTAPLSSAPGTSTPDRDMPPYDLLYALVDLYFKHINTWCPILHRKTTLDSLFGPSALDETDRVLLHAIVATTMRYSTDARLTEERREHYHRVSKERVLLYGMENSSVKALQALVILALDLCGSSNGPPGWNIMALITRSVVQLGLAVEITSSTVSPHYLSIYTLRAMTLSEPKDFIEEEARRRLFWMIYLLDRYATLATAFEFALDDKEIDRTLPCRDDLWIKNQKVDTRWFSTDLHSGSPGHDIDQPENLGAFAYYIEILGILSKIHKFLKQPVDISALSDVEQWQMRYKELDNMLTSWKFSLPGEFGNMAKLFHPGSKSINCAWVMLHATYHTAVIRLHSSAAYPTTRSPIFTPSYSASQRCHGAVENVAALGEFVVNNGMLAKLGPPFAFTLWVSARLLLVHGSTVEHKLSPQLPFFVDSLREMGHYWPVAARYSQLLQRVLDEHHDSERQGDGITPSSVKILSDMRRTAFDLDFLISRQPRQPSALSRLPSVTPARTPAPNELEYLDVFDFFNVPRLPFGGEHISGVNGTPAPPGAEMSASNDNGTGLGASNEFNITNFMVDANSDWLFKQEGGPKYMAAT from the exons ATGCCGGGCGAGGGCTCGGTTGGAAATCGCCCGCCCTCTACAGAAGCAGACAGTGATGAAGCCAACCAATTCCCtagcgaggatgaggaccACGGCGACCACGAAACACTCTGTCGTAATGGGAAGAGAAAGCGTCCTGTCTCGGTTTC ATGTGAGCTATGTAAGCAAAGAAAG GTTAAGTGTGATCGTGGGCAACCATCGTGCGGCTGGTGTAGCCGCAATGGCGCTATATGCGAATACAAAGAACGCAAGAAGCCTGGTTTAAGAGCGGGCTATGGTCGCGAGCTTGAGCAGCGCCtcgacaagcttgaggagaTATTGCGCTCCCATGCTGAGATTCTCCATGGTAACTTGGCATCAAACACAAATCCTGTCTTAGCTGCCAGTATTCGGCACAGTAACCCAAGTCTTCCGAGCGACCAAGGAACTCCACGGGATACTCACCCAAATCTCCTCCGACCTTCAGAACCAGTCCGCACACCTCAAACCGATCCTGTCATGTTTGGTCAGAAGGCACCCAGCTCCAACTTTGCCCCGAGCACACAGAGTCTCGATTTCAACGTTGCTCATACACCTAGAATAAACGATGGTTACCAGAGTCAGAACCAGGCGTCGATGCCAGGTGTGGCAGCATCCTCCCAGTTATCGCCCATGCAACATACTGCTGTTACTCAAGATTATTACACGTCTGTGCAACCTAACATTCATTCACCCACGGCCCCACTATCGTCGGCTCCAGGCACATCGACCCCAGATCGAGACATGCCGCCTTACGACCTTCTCTATGCACTTGTTGATCTCTACTTCAAACATATCAATACTTGGTGCCCCATTTTGCACCGCAAAACAACTCTAGATAGCCTTTTTGGACCATCTGCCCTCGATGAAACGGATCGAGTTCTACTCCACGCCATAGTTGCAACCACAATGCGCTACTCGACGGATGCTAGGCTAACAGAGGAGCGGCGAGAGCACTATCACCGAGTTTCCAAAGAACGCGTTCTGCTTTATGGCATGGAAAACTCCTCGGTCAAGGCGTTGCAAGCTCTCGTTATCCTGGCGCTTGATCTTTGTGGGAGCAGTAACGGTCCACCAGGGTGGAATATCATGGCTTTGATCACTCGTTCTGTAGTGCAGCTTGGTCTCGCTGTTGAAATCACCTCATCGACTGTGTCACCTCATTACCTTTCCATATATACACTTCGAGCCATGACGCTCTCAGAACCCAAGGATTTTATCGAAGAAGAGGCGAGACGGCGTCTATTTTGGATGATATATCTTCTGGACAGATATGCGACTCTTGCAACTGCTTTTGAATTTGCTCTGGACGACAAGGAGATTGACAGGACATTACCGTGCCGCGATGACTTGTGGATCAAGAATCAAAAGGTCGACACCCGATGGTTCAGCACTGACCTACATTCTGGTTCACCCGGTCATGATATTGATCAGCCAGAGAACCTGGGTGCATTCGCCTACTACATCGAAATCCTCGGTATTCTATCCAAGATACACAAGTTTCTTAAACAGCCAGTCGACATTAGTGCCTTGAGCGATGTGGAACAATGGCAGATGCGGTACAAGGAACTTGACAACATGCTGACATCCTGGAAGTTCAGTCTTCCCGGTGAATTTGGGAATATGGCAAAATTGTTCCATCCAGGGAGTAAGAGCATCAACTGCGCTTGGGTTATGCTTCATGCCACCTACCATACGGCCGTTATCCGCCTTCACTCGTCAGCTGCCTATCCTACAACGAGGTCGCCCATATTCACTCCATCATATAGCGCGTCACAACGATGTCATGGTGCAGTTGAAAATGTGGCTGCCCTCGGAGAATTTGTTGTGAATAATGGGATGCTAGCAAAGTTGGGCCCACCATTTGCTTTTACTCTCTGGGTTTCGGCTCGTCTGCTCCTTGTTCATGGCTCAACAGTTGAACATAAACTTTCACCGCAGCTTCCGTTCTTCGTCGATAGTCTCCGTGAAATGGGTCATTACTGGCCTGTTGCGGCACGGTATTCCCAGTTGCTGCAAAGAGTCTTGGATGAGCATCACGATAGCGAGAGACAAGGTGACGGGATTACGCCCAGTTCAGTCAAAATCCTTTCTGATATGCGACGCACAGCATTTGACTTGGATTTCCTCATCTCCAGGCAGCCCAGGCAGCCTAGTGCTCTGAGTAGGTTACCCAGCGTCACACCCGCGAGGACACCGGCTCCCAACGAGCTTGAGTATCTTGACGTATTCGACTTTTTCAACGTGCCTCGACTCCCGTTTGGGGGTGAACATATTTCTGGCGTCAATGGAACACCGGCGCCGCCAGGAGCCGAGATGAGCGCGTCCAACGACAACGGAACGGGCTTGGGGGCGTCAAATGAATTTAATATAACCAACTTCATGGTCGATGCCAACAGTGACTGGCTGTTCAAGCAAGAGGGAGGGCCCAAGTATATGGCAGCTACATAA
- a CDS encoding related to cat eye syndrome critical region protein 5 precursor produces the protein MSSQQTEFFKDNLPAQREVTTPDSVPSSPELGSSSSSDSIASLGSPASPISPPISQPVADSFVFAFDIDGVLVRGGRAIPEAIQAMKVLNGENEYGIQVPHIFLTNGGGKTEEERCGDLSGQLKCDIKPGQFICGHTPMREMAEKYGTVLVVGGEGEKCRHVAEGYGFKDVVTPGDIIKHNAATTPFRKLTAEEHANSRERDFSDVVIDAVFVFADSRDWAGDIQIMLDVAMSKGGRLGTRSETNDEGPPFYFSHNDVVWSAAHEHVRLGMGALRRMFEVTFKDLTGGNGVLHTHAFGKPQVSTFEFASRLMGQWRQTEHGLVAPPETVYFVGDTPESDIRGTNAVNKVADNDWYSILVKTGVYQEGTEPAYKPRVTVENVLDAVNHGIKREMEKKASKGQMSKPTLIPESGITEIAVDMDGITI, from the exons aTGTCTTCACAACAGACCGAGTTCTTCAAGGACAACCTCCCCGCTCAGCGTGAGGTCACCACCCCCGACTCTGTCCCCAGTTCTCCTGAGCTCGGAAGCTCCAGCTCAAGTGACAGCATCGCCAGTCTCGGGTCTCCCGCCTCTCCCATCTCCCCTCCCATCTCGCAGCCTGTTGCCGACTCGTTCGTCTTCGCTTTCGACATCGATGGTGTCTTGGTCCGTGGTGGACGAGCGATTCCTGAGGCCATCCAGGCCATGAAGGTTCTCAACGGCGAGAATGAGTATGGCATTCAAGT GCCTCATATCTTCCTCACCAATGGTGGTGGTAAGACTGAAGAGGAGCGATGTGGCGATCTCTCAGGTCAGCTCAAGTGCGACATCAAGCCTGGCCAGTTCATCTGCGGCCACACTCCCATGAGGGAGATGGCTGAGAAGTATGGCACCGTGCTTGTCGTCGGTGGTGAGGGCGAGAAGTGTCGACATGTTGCTGAGGGCTATGGCTTTAAGGATGTTGTCACACCTGGCGACATTATCAAGCACAACGCCGCTACCACCCCCTTCCGCAAGCTTACTGCTGAGGAGCATGCCAACTCCCGTGAGCGAGACTTCTCCGATGTTGTCATTGACgctgtcttcgtcttcgccgACTCTCGCGATTGGGCTGGAGATATTCAGATCATGCTCGACGTGGCTATGTCAAAGGGTGGCCGTTTGGGTACTCGCAGTGAGACCAACGACGAGGGTCCCCCCTTCTACTTCTCTCACAACGATGTTGTCTGGTCTGCTGCGCATGAGCATGTCCGTCTAGGTATGGGAGCCCTTCGCCGCATGTTCGAAGTTACCTTCAAGGATCTCACTGGCGGTAACGGCGTTCTACACACCCACGCCTTTGGAAAGCCTCAAGTTTCTACCTTTGAGTTTGCCTCCCGTCTGATGGGCCAGTGGCGTCAGACCGAGCATGGTCTTGTTGCTCCTCCTGAGACTGTTTACTTTGTCGGTGACACTCCTGAGAGTGATATCCGAGGTACCAACGCCGTGAACAAGGTTGCCGACAATGATTGGTACAGCATTCTCGTCAAGACCGGTGTCTACCAGGAGGGTACTGAACCTGCCTATAAGCCTCGAGTTACTGTTGAGAATGTTCTTGATGCTGTTAACCACGGCATCAAGCGTGaaatggagaagaaggcgtcAAAGGGCCAGATGTCCAAGCCTACCCTTATCCCTGAGTCCGGCATCACAGAGATTGCTGTCGACATGGATGGTATCACCATCTAA
- a CDS encoding probable starvation sensing protein rspA, which translates to MTSVKDFPKIKAVRSFIIGGVGSGGDYHNVKGGHWLIDSDISTPASKWEKYKKSRTSWGINVLGSFLVEIEATDGTVGFATGFGGPPACWLVHEHFERFLIGADPRNTNLLFEQMYRASMFYGRKGLPIAIISVIDLALWDLIGKVRNEPVYRLIGGATKERLDFYCTGPEPTAAKSMGFWGAKVPLPFCPDDGHEGLRKNVEFLRKHREAVGPDFPIMVDCYMSLNVTYTIELVKACLDLNINWWEECLSPDDTDGFALIKRAHPTVKFTTGEHEYSRYGFRKLVEGRNLDIIQPDVMWLGGLTELLKVAALAAAYDIPVVPHASGPYSYHFQISQPNTPFQEYLANSPDGRSVLPVFGDLFTDEPIPTKGFLTTADLDKPGFGLTINPAARAKLIPSDYLFKVPQVPSLAPSKESESKSSEESGKPNGTIEALTAKVENLATSTTS; encoded by the exons ATGACGTCTGTTAAGGACttccccaagatcaaggctgtaAGGTCATTCATCATCGGTGGTGTTGGATCAG GTGGTGATTATCATAATGTTAAGGGTGGCCACTG GCTCATCGATAGCGATatctcaacaccagcttCAAAATGGGAGAAGTACAAAAAGTCACGTACTAGCTGGGGCATCAACGTTCTCGGGTCATTCCTTGTCGAGATTGAAGCTACAGACGGCACAGTTGGTTTCGCAACTGGTTTTGGAG GCCCCCCCGCATGCTGGCTTGTTCACGAGCACTTCGAGCGTTTCCTCATCGGTGCCGACCCCCGCAACACCAACCTTCTTTTCGAGCAGATGTACCGAGCCTCCATGTTCTATGGTCGTAAGGGTCTCCCTATTGCCATCATCTCAGTTATCGATCTCGCCCTGTGGGATTTGATTGGAAAGGTGCGCAATGAACCCGTGTACCGTCTCATTGGTGGTGCTACCAAGGAGCGCCTCGACTTCTACTGCACTGGCCCTGAGCCTACAGCTGCCAAGTCCATGGGTTTCTGGGGAGCCAAGGTTCCTCTGCCTTTCTGCCCTGACGATGGCCATGAGGGTCTGCGAAAGAACGTCGAGTTCTTGCGAAAGCACCGTGAAGCTGTTGGCCCCGATTTCCCCATCATGGTTGACTGCTACATGAGTCTTAACGTCACGTACACAAtcgagcttgtcaaggcttgtctcgatctcaacatcaactggTGGGAGGAATGCCTGTCCCCTGATGACACCGATGGCTTTGCACTCATCAAGCGGGCCCATCCGACTGTCAAGTTCACAACTGGTGAGCACGAGTACTCACGATATGGTTTCCGCAAACTCGTTGAGGGCCGCAACCTCGATATCATTCAGCCTGATGTTATGTGGCTTGGCGGTCTAACTGAACTTCTGAAGGTCGCTGCTTTGGCTGCCGCCTACGATATTCCGGTTGTTCCCCACGCGAGCGGACCTTACAGCTACCACTTCCAGATCTCCCAGCCCAACACCCCCTTCCAGGAGTATTTGGCCAACTCTCCCGACGGCCGCAGCGTGTTGCCTGTGTTTGGAGACCTCTTTACCGACGAGCCCATCCCCACGAAGGGCTTCCTTACCACCGCTGACCTGGACAAGCCCGGTTTCGGCTTAACCATCAACCCAGCTGCTAGAGCCAAGCTCATCCCCAGTGATTATCTGTTCAAGGTGCCTCAAGTGCCATCTCTGGCGCCTTCTAAGGAAAGTGAGAGTAAGTCAAGCGAGGAATCCGGCAAACCCAACGGAACGATTGAGGCTCTCACTGCCAAGGTCGAGAACCTTGCAACATCAACTACTTCCTAA
- a CDS encoding related to MRPL22 Mitochondrial ribosomal protein, large subunit produces MSLRFATRRLAVSARTAHPISSTPAPVFSATVGPSIQRRHKWASNLFKGWGKPRNKDAGASPAQDPTSLLDDPKSREEYLQKSMYSGVEDNIFQDEIEKVSTDTTPGAPEIEQKTKENMAMVVDPDPRSRVRWQRKKVIQMVRRNGRLTRDERIQMSERQLLHKSEFMPTSVKKLVMLARQIAGKSVDDAIVQMKWSKKKMAAEIGYYLEEARDLAIAQRGMGLGKVNNEILTTPKKIQTVDGKWIEIEDPTRMYIAQSWVGRGPWRGKRIDYKGRGRMGIIRHPSTSLTVLLKEEKTRIREYEERVEKKNKKGPWVHLPNRPVYGQRPYYSW; encoded by the exons ATGAGTCTCCGATTTGCCACGCGGCGGCTGGCAGTATCAG CAAGGACCGCACACCCTATATCTAGTACACCAGCTCCTGTTTTCTCTGCTACTGTCGGACCCTCAATACAACGACGGCATAAATGGGCTTCCAATCTCTTCAAAGGATGGGGCAAACCCCGGAATAAAGACGCTGGAGCTTCACCTGCACAGGACCCTACATCTCTGCTCGACGACCCAAAGAGCCGTGAAGAATATCTACAGAAGAGCATGTACAGCGGTGTGGAGGACAACATTTTCCAGGACGAGATCGAAAAAGTCAGTACCGACACCACCCCGGGTGCTCCCGAGATCGAGCAAAAGACGAAAGAGAACATGGCCATGGTTGTGGACCCCGATCCTCGAAGTCGAGTGCGCTGGCAGCGCAAGAAGGTTATTCAGATGGTTCGCCGCAACGGCCGTCTGACAAGAGACGAGCGCATTCAGATGTCAGAGCGCCAACTTCTGCACAAGAGCGAGTTCATGCCCACAAGTGTCAAGAAACTCGTAATGCTGGCACGTCAGATCGCAGGAAAGAGTGTCGACGACGCCATTGTGCAGATGAAGTggtccaagaagaagatggcggccGAAATTGGATATTACCTTGAGGAGGCTCGAGATTTGGCTATTGCACAGCGTGGTATGGGGCTCGGAAAAGTTAACAATGAGATTTTGACAACTCCCAAGAAGATCCAAACAGTCGATGGGAAAtggattgagattgaggaccCGACGCGAATGTATATCGCTCAATCGTGGGTTGGGAGGGGCCCCTGGCGAGGAAAGAGAATCGATTACAAGGGTCGTGGACGAATGGGCATCATCAGACATCCTAGCACAA GTCTGACGGTGTTActcaaggaagaaaagacaagGATACGAGAATACGAGGAGCGTgtggaaaagaagaataagaagggACCCTGGGTGCATCTCCCCAACCGACCAGTATATGGACAGAGGCCATATTACTCGTGGTAA
- a CDS encoding related to endo alpha-1,4 polygalactosaminidase precusor, protein MATNAAEDATSEKPHVAKAKRSWPLWKKLTAFSVTLSVIIALAVGLGVGLTRGKGGSNSDDTANSETDDSTEPYLKARSSLWQPKVGAQWQIVLLKPIKLNKAGSAKDLKPNVGIYDLDLYDNDAETFVALHKAGKKVICYFSAGSWEDWRDDKNQFNKADLGKTLDGWPDEKWLNLRSTNVRNIMKKRIKLAAQKGCDAIDPDNVDGYQNDNGLKLTKKDSIDYIKFLAAEAAKYNMSTGLKNAGDIISSVLPYVQFSVNEQCVEYSECETFAKFIKAKKPVFNIEYPKGAPKVKESDRKAICSKKGKAKGTEGFSTVIKKMNLDGWVMYCTGNTYQTAVKN, encoded by the exons ATGGCGACAAATGCAGCAGAGGATGCGACCTCAGAGAAGCCGCATGTGGCAAAAGCAAAGCGATCCTGGCCACTCTGGAAGAAGCTCACTGCCTTTAGCGTGACACTTTCAGTCATCATCGCTCTGGCTGTCGGACTTGGTGTTGGCCTCACTCGAGGAAAGGGAGGAAGCAACAGCGACGATACTGCAAACTCAGAGACCGACGATTCAACAGAACCCTATCTCAAAGCTCGTAGCAGTCTTTGGCAACCCAAAGTTGGAGCACAATGGCAGATTGTTCTCCTCAAGcctatcaagctcaacaaggcCGGCTCCGCCAAGGACCTCAAGCCCAACGTTGGCATTTATGACCTGGACCTCTATGATAACGACGCTGAGACCTTTGTAGCCCTGCATAAagctggcaagaaggtcatcTGTTACTTCAGCGCCGGATCATGGGAGGATTGGCGCGATGACAAGAACCAGTTCAACAAAGCCGATCTTGGCAAGACTCTTGACGGCTGGCCTGATGAGAAATGGCTCAATCTGAGAAGCACCAACGTTCGcaacatcatgaagaagcGCATCAAGCTTGCTGCTCAGAAGGGTTGCGACGCCATTGACCCCGACAACGTCGATGGTTAT CAGAATGACAATGGCCTCAAGCTGACCAAGAAAGACTCTATCGACTACATCAAGTTCCTCGCTGCAGAGGCTGCAAAGTACAATATGTCAACTGGTCTCAAGAACGCCGGCGATATTATCTCCTCTGTTCTCCCCTACGTCCAGTTCTCAGTCAATGAGCAATGCGTCGAGTACTCTGAGTGTGAGACATTTGCgaagttcatcaaggccaagaagcctgtTTTCAATATTGAATATCCCAAAGGTGCgcccaaggtcaaggagtcCGATCGCAAAGCCATTTGCtcgaagaagggcaaggcaaAGGGTACAGAAGGTTTCAGCACTGttatcaagaagatgaatcTTGATGGTTGGGTCATGTACTGCACCGGGAATACCTATCAGACCGCAGTCAAGAACTGA
- a CDS encoding related to short-chain alcohol dehydrogenase, giving the protein MLMPAGLLANKSAIITGGTTGIGRAICLEFLRQGANVVVNHLGLEKDKPHLDSLIAEADAIRKASSTAGLLDHQPGDVRDPATATELVKKAVEHSPKKRLDVCVSNAGICTFADFLTLEPDLLYSTVRTNLDGAFYITQAAARQMALNQEPKGGSIIGVSSISALVGGGQQTHYTPTKAGVLSLMQSTACALGEHNIRCNALLPGTIRTQLNDADLADDAKRTYMEGRIPLGRTGSPSDMAGPAVFLACPELSGYVTGAQLLVDGGLFVNLQ; this is encoded by the coding sequence ATGTTAATGCCAGCGGGTCTTCTCGCCAATAAGAGTGCCATCATCACAGGTGGCACAACTGGCATTGGCCGTGCCATCTGTCTCGAATTTCTACGACAAGGGGCGAATGTTGTAGTCAATCATCTAGGCCTCGAGAAGGATAAGCCTCATCTCGACTCTCTCATCGCTGAGGCCGACGCCATTCGCAAAGCATCATCCACAGCTGGCCTTCTCGATCATCAACCAGGCGACGTTCGCGATCCGGCGACAGCCACAGAActggtcaagaaggccgTCGAGCACTCTCCCAAGAAGCGGCTTGACGTGTGTGTGTCAAACGCTGGTATTTGCACATTTGCCGATTTCTTGACGCTCGAGCCGGACCTTCTGTATTCAACAGTGAGAACAAACTTGGATGGTGCCTTTTACATTACCCAAGCCGCTGCCAGGCAGATGGCCCTCAACCAAGAACCTAAGGGAGGGAGTATCATAGGCGTTTCCTCCATCTCGGCTCTTGTCGGAGGTGGCCAGCAGACACATTACACTCCTACCAAAGCTGGAGTTCTAAGTTTGATGCAGAGCACAGCATGCGCATTGGGAGAACATAACATTCGGTGTAATGCTCTTCTCCCTGGGACCATCCGCACGCAGCTGAACGATGCCGACCTGGCTGATGATGCGAAGAGAACCTACATGGAAGGTCGTATCCCTCTAGGAAGGACAGGCTCACCCTCTGATATGGCTGGTCCGGCTGTCTTCCTGGCTTGTCCAGAGTTGAGCGGATACGTGACGGGCGCACAGCTTCTCGTTGACGGCGGACTCTTCGTCAACCTTCAGTGA
- a CDS encoding related to cytochrome-c oxidase chain VIIa, with amino-acid sequence MAVRPITGMLRRNLVLDLSIALGSGFVMANFFWYGFHMPRTNARDNYYIKLEEERAAQKNE; translated from the exons ATGGCCGTCCGACCCATCACCGGT ATGCTCCGACGAAACCTCGTCCTGGACCTTAGCATCGCCCTCG GCTCCGGCTTCGTCATGGCCAACTTCTTCTG GTACGGCTTCCACATGCCCCGAACCAACGCCCGCGACAACTACTACATCAAGCTCGAAGAGGAGCGAGCTGCCCAGAAGAACGAGTAA